One part of the Humulus lupulus chromosome 9, drHumLupu1.1, whole genome shotgun sequence genome encodes these proteins:
- the LOC133801106 gene encoding high mobility group B protein 1, with amino-acid sequence MKAAKGKGAPKSSRDALKPVDDRVVGKRKAAAVQAEKSSKRKTKMVKKAKKDPNKPKRPPSAFFVFLEEFRKEFKRDNPNVKAVSAVGKAGGERWKSLTAAEKAPYEAKAAKRKVEYEKQMKTYNKKQEGTADDGDEESDRSKSEVHDEDEASGEEAPPEEEEDEDDDEEDDDDE; translated from the exons ATGAAGGCTGCCAAGGGTAAGGGGGCACCAAAAAGTTCAAGGGATGCTTTGAAACCAGTAGATGACAG AGTAGTTGGCAAGCGAAAGGCAGCTGCTGTCCAAGCTGAGAAGAGCAGCAAACGAAAGACCAAGATGGTAAAAAAAGCCAAGAAAGACCCCAACAAACCCAAGAGGCCACCTAGTGCCTTCTTTGTTTTCCT CGAGGAGTTCAGGAAAGAGTTCAAGAGAGATAACCCAAATGTGAAGGCTGTATCAGCT GTTGGAAAAGCTGGAGGGGAGAGATGGAAATCATTGACTGCGGCT GAAAAGGCTCCCTATGAAGCTAAGGCTGCCAAAAGGAAGGTCGAGTATGAAAAGCAAATGAAGACCTATAACAAGAAACAG GAGGGTACGGCAGACGATGGTGATGAGGAGTCAGATAGGTCAAAGTCTGAAGTCCATGATGAAGATGAGGCTAGTGGAGAG GAAGCACCTCCAGAAGAGGAGGAAGACGAGGATGATGACGAggaggatgatgatgatgaatgA